Below is a window of bacterium DNA.
TACCGCGGCTGCTGGCACGGAGTTAGCCGGTGCTTCTTCTACAGGTACCGTCATTTTTTTCTTCCCTGTCGAAAGAGCTTTACAACCCTAGGGCCTTCATCACTCACGCGGCGTTGCTGCGTCAGGGTTTCCCCCATTGCGCAAAATTCCTAACTGCTGCCTCCCGTAGGAGTCTGGTCCGTGTTCCAGTACCAGTGTGGCTGATCATCCTCTCAAACCAGCTACCAATCGTAGTCTTGGTAGGCCGTTACCCCACCAACAAACTAATCGGGCTCGGGCCCATCCTTCAGCGCAAAAGCTTTCCCGCAATTTCCCGTGGAAAATTGCAGCGTACGCGGTATTAGCTTCGGTTTCCCGAAGTTGTCCCCCTCTGAAGGGTAGGTTACCCAAGTGTTACTCACCCGTGCGCCACTCTACTCACACCCGAAGATGCTTTCGCGTTCGACTTGCATGTCTTAGGCACGCCGCCAGCGTTCACTCTGAGCCAGAATCAAACTCTCATATTCAAAATTTGTGTGAACCGTTTCCCCTCTTCTCGACTCTAAAAGAGACTTGAAAAGTTGAAATCGACTCAAGATCTATTAGCAAAGTAACCGCAGCTCAGCGATTACCGACCTAAAAGTTCCACAAAGAGACCTTCAGTGACCGAAGTCACTAAATGAAACTGCTCCCAGAGATTGTCACTCGGAAATACTCTGATTCTTGTGACGAATCACAAAAACCATCGGTATTCTCTCAAACAAATTTACTGTTTTACCAACTTCTACCCATGACCAAATTGTCTTTCAGAGACCCCGAAAATGTTGCCATTTTAGAGCTTTTTCTCTGATTTCCTTGCTATCCGAACACGCTGAATTTTTTCAGCAGTCTTCAAGGCAAGGCGCTAAGAGTATCTGGAGTCCCTGACCAATTCAAGGGCTTCGGATAAATAAGTTCTCTTTTCTTTTAAAAAGTGAAGAACTGCTCTTTTGTCGCCTATGCCGGAAACAGCAAGGTCCTTTGGAATACCAGCCATGGAGGGGATAAGTCAACGAATTCGCCAATAAATTTCTCTGGCACCACTTAAATTTTTATCTTTGTTTCAAAGACTTAAACCCACAGGGGATAAGAGCCTGAATCAATATGACAAAATCCAACGAGCCCGCCTTGCGTCTTAATGAACAATCGTTTCACTCGCTCAGATTTTCGGCTTACGACCGGTGCCTTTCGTACATCCCCCGCTCCTCTATAACTCGAAGCACTTCATTTGGAAGATACCCAACTACTTCTGCTCCATCCTTGAGGAGTGCTCGAAGCTCAGAGCTTGAAAACGAGCACGAAGCGATGTCTTCTCGGTCTAATTGCTTTACGTATTCTGGCATTTCCTTGGGAACTTCCTCCCCAAGTCGTGGAATGAATAAAAACTCCACTTCCGTAATTAATGCATCAAAATCTCTCCACATGTTGAGAGTTGGGAGATTATCAGCCCCAATGACGTAAAGAAGCGGCCTCTTTTCACCATCAGCACGAAGAGACCTGACAAGAGATATCGCCGTTGACTCCTCTAACGCTCCCTTAAGCTGTGATTCAAGGATGTGAATTCTTTCATTGCCCTGAAAGACCTCGCGTTGAACCACTTTCAGTAACTCAAGACGCTCTTCACCGGTAGCAAACGAGGACTTATCATAACGAGCGTCACCACTTGGGACGAGCCAAACTTCGGCGATTCGTTCGTCATTCAATAAATGGGAGATCGTAAGCACATGTCCGTTATGTGGCGGATCAAAACTTCCTCCATACAGTGCTATATACTTTTCCATGAAGCCCTATTCATTCAACTCACTACTCTTTACCACCATATTCTGACATATTACTCCTAGTATGAAGATAGCAATTTCTGCAGGAGACCCATCTGGTGACGAGCACGGTGCACGTATTATCTCAACCGTGCGTATGTTATGTCCTGAAGCCACCATATTTGGAATGGGTGGCTCAGCGCTTCGCTCTGTTGGAGTAGAAACCCTCATCGATTCAGAGGTCGATGCCTCGGTCATGGGATTTCTTGATGTAATCAAATCGCTTGGCACCCTGAGAAGAGCTCTCAAGCGAATGACCTCTCTATTACGGGAAAGAGCTCCTGACGTACTCCTCCTCGTTGACTACCAAGACTTCAATCTGCTGCTCGCGAAACAAGCAAAGCGCCTCGGAATTCGAACTGTCTTTTTCATCGCTCCTACCGTTTGGGCGTGGAGACCAGGAAGAGCGAAATCGTTTCAAAAGTATGTTGATGCGCTTGCCTGTATTTTCCCGTTTGAACCCGAGGTCTTTAAATCTTTGGGCTACGACAATGCACTCTTCGTGGGACATCCTTTTTCAGATGGCCTTACTCAGTTTACCTTCCCACCTGAGAAAAGGGCGTTATTACGGAGAGAGTTCGGTATTGGAGATGATGAGCTTGCTCTTGCTCTTTTCCCAGGAAGCAGGAATCAAGAAGTAAAAGCTCTCCTCCCGCTATTGGTAGCTGCCCTGAAAAAAGTTCGACAAGAGCTTCCTTCCGTGAAAGGCCTTGTTCCAGTGCCGAGTTCGATACCTCAGGATGAAGTACTCAGTAGTCTTAAAGAGCTCGATGCTGAAGATTTTATAAAACTCGTCTCGCAACGCTCCCTTGATGTTCTGGGGGCAAGTGATGCAGGACTGATAAAGTCTGGCACTTCTAATCTACAAGCCGCACTGACGGGACTACCCTTTGTAATGATTTATAAAGCTGGTTGGCTTTTTCGAAATATCATACGGCTCTGTGCAAATGTGAAAAACTACTCAATCGTTAACATCATCAGGCCAGGCACCGTACGTGAGTTTGTGACGGAAGATTCACTAACCCCCGAGGCCCTCGCACAGGAAGCACTAATGCTTTTAAAGAACGAGTCGTACAGAAGGGAACAGCTTTCCGCCTTTCAGGAGATACGGGATTTCCTAACTCCTTCAACAAACTCACCGAGGACCTCACCCACGGATGCGCCTCAACAACTCGTCTCACACAGAGTGGCCGAGATGATTATCTCGAATGATAAAAATCTGAGTACAGACTCAAGCGAATGAAGCTGGGAAAATCACAGGAGCGGAAGGGGCCTGAATAAACTCAACCGCATATCATGAAAAAACCATGCCTTACATTTGACAGATTGGGGCACATGCTAACCTCTTCACAAAAATAAGAGCGAGAAAACCTCAAGAAAAGGTGACCACGAAAATACCGAGCACTCCATCCTTTTTTTTGATTAAGAATTCAATCTATGGACTATTGCCGTTAAGAATATGAAGTGGAGATTGAAATGGTGTCAACTTCACCTACGCCTGATCCGAACCGCAAACCGCCGCTCACTGAGACGGCAATTATATATGCTGCCAGAGTATTTTATGAGCAGCACAATACACTCCCAAACTGTAAGACAAAAGCAGCCGTCCCTGGTATGCCTGATGATAGCTGGATGAGTATCTATCAGGCGGGATATCATGGTCGTCGGGGGCTAGAAAAAGGCAGAACTCTTGGTGAGATTCTCCAACCACTACGAGATGAGCTTCTTCAAACTGAACAACCTTTACCTCCATTATCAGAGGAGGTTATTCGTCAAGCTGCCAGAACGTATTACATGGAAAATGGCAAACTACCGACCAGAACTTCAGAAGGGTCTCTGAAAGAATCTTCAGAATTTTCATGGAAGAGGATTAATCATTTAGGACAAGCTGGTCATCGAGGTCTCGAAAAGGGTCGTACGTTATCAAAGATCCTGAAACCGCTTCGAGAAGAACTCCAGTCACAGAAGACGCCTCTTGGTGCGGAATCAATCCTTACTGCCACTAAAAGTCAGAAGACCCCTGAGCTGACACAAACTCTCCAAGAACTACGCCTTAACATAGCTAAGAAGCTTATCCTGAGAATCAGGATGCTTCGTGAAAAATTTACACTTACAGAAGACAGCATCCTTAAAGCCGCAGAGGAGTTCTATGAAAAGCATGGGAAATTCCCAAGTCGTGCGAGCAAGCAGCCTGTGCCCGGATTAAAAGACAAAACGTGGGATTATATTCACCAGGCTGCGTATCACGGAAGACATGGACTCACTGCAGGGCGAACGTTATCAACCATACTCGAGCCGCTAAAGCGCAAATCTGGAATCAAAACCAATGCTGCGAGACAGAGCTTAAGTGAAGAGGTTATTCGGGATGCCGCGCGAGAATTTTATATCCAATATAATAAAATCCCAACGAAGGATACGAAAGAACCCGTTCCTGGAATGGAGCATGAAACGTGGAAAGCTTTAGATTCGGCAGCATACAGCGGCTACCGAAGCCTCATCAAAGGCCAGTCCTTATCAAAAATATTGCTGCCGTTAAGAGAGGAATATCAACACAAGATACCGGGGAAGCCTTTGACAGAAGATGGAATATTGAGAGCTGCTAGAGAATTCTACTCTCGATATGGGAAGCTACCGACTTGCGCTTCTCAAGAATCAGCTCCCTTTCTTTCAGGTGATACGTGGGGCGCTATCGATCGAGCAGGTAAAATGGGCTACCGAAACCTTAATAAGGGACGAACACTTTCAAGTATTCTCACCCCCCTTCGTGTGGAATATGGATTAACACGAGTACAACAAGCAAGGCTTCTCTCTGAAGTTGAAATTATAGCCGCCGCAAAACGCTTCCATCATGGATTTCAGCAAGTGCCAACAAAGAATACAGTAGCACCTGTTCCCGGCATGGAGGGCGAAACTTGGCAAGCTATAGACCATGCTGGCCGCTACGGGCTTCGAGGCCTCACGAAAGGCCGCACCTTAAAAAAGATACTGATAGAACTTCACACCGTTTAAATGCTATTCTCCTGCCCAAACATTTCGAAATTGTCGTACTCTACCCTACTTTTGATGCGAACACGTTACTCATCAAAAAGACTGGCTTGGAATGCCCAATAGAGCTCCCATCATCACTGCTCATAGACCCATTGAATGAGATTCATCGATAATGTGCCATTCGATAAAGTGGAGTACGTGCTGAGGCTCGGTGTAACCTCTAATAGAAACTTCCACGCTATGACAGCAAAACTCTTATTCTCTGGATGGATTTCCCGCGTAATAGAAACTCTATACATTCCGCATTTTAACCTCTCTCAGCATGAACAGTCCTATTTCCTTAGGTTTCAAGGTCTTTCTTTCGACTGTCTGTGTAGCTTTTTGGAGAGGAAATGCGGGCTATGAAGAGAAATCGCTGTAACAGTTCTGGTACACCAAGCTTTCACACTATCAGCTTAAAGACGTTTACTCTCTTTGCTCTTTTGGTGATCATAACACCTCTTTTTTCTGCTCAGAGCCAAGACTCCCTTTATACATTTGTGGGTGAAAATGCCGGCGATCGACTTGGCTGGTCGGTTGCAACTCTAGGCGATGTTAATAATGACGGTGTTCCTGATTTCGGTATTGGAGCAAGTAAAGCAAATACCGTTAATGGAGATGGATCTGGTCAGGCGCTAATAATATCCGGTGCCTCTGGTGATGTTCTCTATACCGTTATTGGTGACAATGCCGGGGATTACTTTGGTGGATCTATCGCTAGCGCAGGAGACGTAAATGGTGACGGCACTCCTGACATTGTAGTAGGTGGTATGGTGGGCGCTAACCCCGATGGAATCCCAACCGGTATGGCGAAAATTGTTTCAGGGATAGATGGCTCATTGATTCACAATCTATACGGAATAGAAAATGGCGGTCGCTTCGGTATCTCCGTTGATGGCGCTGGGGATGTTGACCAAGATGGTTATAATGATGTTGTTGTTGGAGCAAAGTGGGAGAACTTTCCGGGCTGGAGCGACAAAGCAAGAGGAAGTGCTAAGATTTTTTCAGGATTAAGCGGCAATGTCCTCTTTGAATACTATGGAAGTCCTCATTGGAAGCAAATTGGATATTCCGTAGCGGGAGTAGGCGATGTCAATGACGACGGCATTCCTGACGCTGCAATCGGTGGCAGAGGTGGCGAAGTATTTCTCATGTCGGGTGCCGATGGAACAATATTTCACACCATAAGTGATAGTGGTGCTGGAACCCTACTTGGAGTGTCAGTGTCTGGCGCTGGCGATACCAACGGTGATGGCATTCCTGATATTGTTATGGGGGCTCCAAATACCAGTAGTGAAGTTGGCGTTATAGGCGCAGCTGTAATTTATTCAGGGGCCGATTATTCAATTTTACATACCTTTTATGGTGACGATGATGGAGATCAATTCGGACATGCCGTCTCTGGTGCAGGCGATGTAGACGGTGATGGATATGGAGATGTTATTGTTGGTGCCTATTCAGATGATGACAATGGAGATGAATCAGGAAGCGCTAAAGTCTTCTCGGGATTCACTGGGGAACTACTTTTTATCGTACGTGGACAAAATGCAGGGGATAGACTTGGATATAGCCCATCAGTTTCTGGCGCTGGAGATATCAGCGGTGATGGATTGGCTGATGTCATTGTTGGAGCGTATGCAAGTGATGCAAACGGTGAAGACTCTGGGAGTGCTTTTGTTGTTGTCAACGAGTGTCTCAATGATCAAACAAAAGGACTCGCTGGACAGTGTGGATGTGGGATACCAGACACTGATACTGATGGGGATGGAATAGCTGACTGCCTGGATATTTGTGACAACAATCCTCTAAAGATTGTCCCTGGTGCTTGTGGATGTGGAGTAGCAGATACCGATACTGATGGGGATGGGACAGCTGATTGTAAAGACTCATGTAGCGCAGACGCAAACAAGATTCTGCCTGGACTCTGTGGATGTGGAGTGCCAGATACTGATGCAGACGGGGATGGAGTATTTGACTGCTTCACCGATCCAGATAGCTCACTGCCTCAGATTGAAACACCCACCACAAAAGCAGACGCAATAACGCTTATCAGCAACACGCAGAGCATCCTTTCTGTCTTTCATGAAAAAGCGCCTAAATCCAAAAAGGTGATGAAAGAAAATGTGGATGATATGCGACAGGCTCTACGAACCTACTTTCGCCAAGCCCCTCTTCCAAAGCGTTTGAAAATACGCACAGCGCGAGTCTTAAGAGGG
It encodes the following:
- the lpxB gene encoding lipid-A-disaccharide synthase; the encoded protein is MKIAISAGDPSGDEHGARIISTVRMLCPEATIFGMGGSALRSVGVETLIDSEVDASVMGFLDVIKSLGTLRRALKRMTSLLRERAPDVLLLVDYQDFNLLLAKQAKRLGIRTVFFIAPTVWAWRPGRAKSFQKYVDALACIFPFEPEVFKSLGYDNALFVGHPFSDGLTQFTFPPEKRALLRREFGIGDDELALALFPGSRNQEVKALLPLLVAALKKVRQELPSVKGLVPVPSSIPQDEVLSSLKELDAEDFIKLVSQRSLDVLGASDAGLIKSGTSNLQAALTGLPFVMIYKAGWLFRNIIRLCANVKNYSIVNIIRPGTVREFVTEDSLTPEALAQEALMLLKNESYRREQLSAFQEIRDFLTPSTNSPRTSPTDAPQQLVSHRVAEMIISNDKNLSTDSSE
- a CDS encoding nicotinate-nicotinamide nucleotide adenylyltransferase, which produces MEKYIALYGGSFDPPHNGHVLTISHLLNDERIAEVWLVPSGDARYDKSSFATGEERLELLKVVQREVFQGNERIHILESQLKGALEESTAISLVRSLRADGEKRPLLYVIGADNLPTLNMWRDFDALITEVEFLFIPRLGEEVPKEMPEYVKQLDREDIASCSFSSSELRALLKDGAEVVGYLPNEVLRVIEERGMYERHRS